A region of Planktomarina temperata RCA23 DNA encodes the following proteins:
- a CDS encoding ABC transporter ATP-binding protein codes for MSKTLLHLNGLTKAYPGVIANQDVGFDIGTGEIHALLGENGAGKSTLVKMIYGLVRPDSGHMQLFDAPYAPEEPRAARAAGVAMVFQHFSLFEALNVAENIALGMENPPKSSALSARITEVSEAYGLPLDPERLVGDLSAGERQRVEIIRCLLQDPKLLIMDEPTSVLTPQEVQTLFATLRKLKAEGTSILYISHKLEEIRDLCETATILRAGRKIATCDPREKSARELAEMMVGGTLNSAKPQHGTLGDVVLEVTDLSLAPQTTFGTSLKNISFALRKGEVLGIGGVAGNGQDELLACLSGEMLGAPGRIKLNTLGIGHLAPNARRALGLLAAPEERLGHAAAPDMSLTENAMLTGMVRKELSRSGFLDWPRARAFAEEVIESFDVRTPSAQSAARSLSGGNLQKFVIGREVLQNPSVLIVNQPTWGVDAAAAAAIRQALLDLAAKGAGVIVISQDLDELMEISTNFAALNAGHLSAARPMSGLSLDEIGLLLGGADAAA; via the coding sequence TGGGGTTTGACATCGGCACCGGAGAAATTCACGCGCTCTTGGGCGAGAATGGTGCCGGTAAATCAACCTTGGTCAAGATGATCTACGGGCTGGTGCGGCCCGATTCTGGACATATGCAGCTTTTTGATGCGCCCTATGCCCCCGAAGAGCCCCGCGCGGCGCGGGCCGCCGGCGTGGCCATGGTGTTTCAACATTTCAGCCTTTTTGAAGCCTTGAATGTGGCGGAAAATATCGCCCTCGGCATGGAAAACCCGCCAAAATCCAGCGCCCTCTCGGCCCGGATTACCGAGGTCTCCGAGGCCTATGGCCTGCCGTTGGATCCGGAACGGCTGGTGGGGGATCTCTCGGCCGGGGAGCGTCAAAGGGTCGAGATCATTCGCTGTCTTCTGCAAGACCCCAAGCTGCTCATCATGGATGAGCCGACCAGCGTTTTGACCCCGCAAGAGGTCCAAACCCTCTTTGCGACACTGCGCAAGCTCAAGGCCGAAGGCACCTCTATTCTCTACATTTCCCACAAACTCGAAGAAATTCGCGATCTGTGCGAGACCGCAACGATTTTGCGCGCAGGGCGCAAAATTGCCACCTGCGATCCGCGGGAAAAATCCGCACGTGAGCTGGCAGAGATGATGGTTGGCGGCACGCTGAACTCAGCCAAACCGCAGCACGGCACGCTCGGCGATGTCGTGCTTGAGGTGACCGATCTTTCACTGGCACCGCAAACAACCTTTGGCACAAGCCTTAAAAATATATCTTTTGCCCTGCGTAAAGGTGAGGTCTTGGGCATAGGCGGTGTTGCGGGCAATGGTCAAGACGAGCTGCTTGCCTGCCTCTCAGGTGAAATGCTCGGCGCGCCGGGCCGGATCAAACTGAACACGCTGGGCATCGGGCATCTTGCCCCCAATGCACGGCGCGCTTTGGGACTTTTGGCCGCCCCGGAGGAGCGTTTGGGACATGCGGCCGCGCCCGATATGAGCCTAACGGAAAATGCCATGCTCACCGGGATGGTGCGCAAGGAGCTGAGCCGCTCAGGCTTTCTAGACTGGCCACGCGCCCGCGCCTTTGCGGAGGAGGTGATTGAAAGTTTCGATGTGCGCACCCCCAGTGCACAGTCTGCGGCGCGGTCCCTGTCGGGCGGCAATTTGCAAAAATTCGTCATCGGCCGCGAGGTCTTGCAAAATCCCTCTGTGTTGATTGTCAACCAACCCACTTGGGGCGTTGATGCAGCGGCAGCCGCCGCCATTCGCCAAGCCTTGCTGGATTTGGCAGCCAAAGGCGCAGGGGTGATCGTCATCAGCCAAGATTTGGATGAGCTTATGGAAATTTCAACCAATTTCGCCGCGCTGAATGCCGGCCACCTATCCGCCGCGCGTCCGATGTCGGGCCTAAGCTTGGATGAAATTGGCCTATTGCTGGGAGGCGCCGATGCTGCGGCTTGA
- a CDS encoding ABC transporter permease translates to MLRLEKRPNPSKTWAYLAPVMAVFATMIGGGIMFAALGKDPFEAIRTIFYDPLFSEFAWYYRPQLLVKGAPLIMIAIGLSMGFRAGIWNIGAEGQYIIGAICGAGAALAVYPAQSPLIFPAMIFFGALGGFVWAMIPAILKTRFGTNEILVSLMLVYVAEQLLASMSLGMLKNPEGFGFPGSRNLQQYASAHNGELWTGTGIHMGVMFAFIAVIFAYVVLARHQMGFHIRLTGESPKAAKFAGVNPKRLVVYCLGFSGALAGMAGMFEVSGPSGQISIDFNVGYGFTAIIVAFLGRLNPIGILLAGLLMALTYIGGEIAQSSLGLPSAAIQAFQGMLLFFLLALDMLTNFKLKLTRAGSRL, encoded by the coding sequence ATGCTGCGGCTTGAAAAACGCCCTAATCCGTCAAAAACTTGGGCCTATTTGGCTCCGGTTATGGCCGTTTTTGCCACGATGATCGGCGGCGGCATCATGTTTGCGGCCTTGGGCAAGGATCCTTTTGAGGCCATCCGTACCATTTTCTATGATCCGCTTTTCTCCGAATTTGCTTGGTATTATCGCCCGCAGCTTTTGGTTAAAGGCGCACCTTTGATTATGATTGCCATCGGCCTGTCGATGGGGTTTCGCGCTGGGATTTGGAACATTGGAGCCGAGGGACAATATATCATCGGTGCGATTTGTGGCGCCGGCGCGGCCCTGGCCGTCTACCCGGCGCAAAGCCCCCTGATTTTTCCCGCGATGATCTTCTTTGGCGCATTGGGCGGCTTTGTCTGGGCCATGATTCCTGCGATTTTGAAAACAAGGTTTGGCACCAATGAGATTTTGGTGAGCCTCATGCTGGTCTACGTTGCAGAGCAGCTTTTGGCCTCTATGTCGCTGGGAATGTTGAAAAATCCCGAAGGCTTTGGCTTTCCCGGATCACGCAACTTGCAGCAATACGCCAGCGCCCATAATGGGGAGCTTTGGACCGGAACCGGCATTCACATGGGCGTTATGTTCGCCTTCATTGCCGTGATTTTCGCCTATGTCGTGCTGGCGCGGCATCAAATGGGCTTTCACATCCGCTTGACCGGTGAAAGCCCAAAAGCGGCCAAATTTGCCGGGGTCAATCCAAAGCGGCTGGTGGTGTATTGCTTGGGTTTCAGCGGCGCTTTGGCGGGGATGGCGGGCATGTTCGAGGTCTCCGGGCCCAGTGGGCAGATCAGCATTGATTTCAATGTCGGCTACGGATTCACCGCAATTATTGTGGCGTTTTTGGGCCGGCTCAACCCGATTGGCATCCTCTTGGCCGGACTGTTAATGGCCCTGACCTATATCGGCGGGGAGATTGCCCAATCCAGCCTTGGCCTGCCCTCAGCGGCAATCCAGGCCTTTCAGGGCATGTTGCTGTTTTTCCTGCTTGCTCTCGATATGCTGACAAATTTCAAACTTAAATTAACACGTGCAGGGAGCCGCCTATGA